The proteins below come from a single Limnobaculum xujianqingii genomic window:
- a CDS encoding NAD(P)-dependent oxidoreductase — protein MAKISFVGLGVMGYPMARHLIKAGHDVTVYNRTTAKAEQWVKEYGGKLALTPREAAIDADMIMSCVGNDDDVRSVYYGENGIFAGVKKGVILIDHTTASADLARELYQAAKELGFDFLDAPVSGGQAGAENAALTVMCGGDEAIFNAAEDVLKIYGKAVTLVGESGCGQLCKMANQLCIAGVLAGVSEAVRFAQKAGLDVKTVRDVVKMGSGSSWQLENRAETMGENKFDFGFAIDWIRKDLGFCFDEAERNGAKLPFAKQIDEAYAQLQQRGLGRCDTSALIRFLDDK, from the coding sequence ATGGCTAAGATTAGTTTTGTAGGTTTAGGTGTAATGGGCTACCCGATGGCGCGTCACTTAATAAAGGCCGGACATGACGTTACAGTTTATAACCGTACCACCGCAAAAGCAGAACAATGGGTAAAAGAGTACGGTGGTAAACTGGCATTAACGCCTCGTGAAGCCGCTATTGACGCCGATATGATCATGAGCTGCGTTGGAAATGATGATGATGTTCGCTCTGTCTATTATGGTGAGAATGGTATTTTCGCTGGCGTCAAAAAAGGTGTAATTCTCATCGATCACACAACCGCATCTGCCGACTTAGCGCGTGAGCTATATCAGGCGGCAAAAGAACTTGGATTTGATTTTCTCGACGCCCCAGTATCTGGTGGACAAGCCGGTGCAGAAAATGCAGCACTGACCGTTATGTGCGGCGGTGATGAAGCTATTTTCAACGCTGCTGAAGACGTTCTGAAGATTTATGGTAAAGCCGTAACTTTAGTTGGTGAAAGCGGCTGTGGTCAGCTATGTAAAATGGCTAACCAGCTCTGTATTGCTGGAGTATTAGCAGGCGTATCTGAAGCCGTACGTTTTGCACAAAAAGCAGGATTAGATGTCAAAACAGTACGTGACGTAGTAAAAATGGGATCGGGTAGTTCATGGCAGTTGGAAAACCGGGCCGAGACGATGGGGGAAAACAAATTTGATTTTGGTTTTGCCATCGATTGGATCCGCAAAGATCTTGGTTTTTGCTTTGACGAAGCTGAACGTAATGGCGCTAAACTTCCCTTTGCGAAACAGATTGATGAAGCCTATGCTCAATTACAGCAACGTGGGCTGGGTCGTTGTGATACCTCTGCCCTGATCCGTTTTTTGGATGATAAATAG